A single genomic interval of Malania oleifera isolate guangnan ecotype guangnan chromosome 11, ASM2987363v1, whole genome shotgun sequence harbors:
- the LOC131167374 gene encoding LOW QUALITY PROTEIN: zinc finger CCCH domain-containing protein 30-like (The sequence of the model RefSeq protein was modified relative to this genomic sequence to represent the inferred CDS: inserted 1 base in 1 codon): MCCGSEKLKPIXFSTLYLVSSNSNRPANIDMNNLTVETEDAFASLLELAANNDFEGFKLLIERDPSSVDDVGQWYGRQKGSKQMVFENRTPLMVAATYGSIDVLKLILSVSDVDVNCSCGLDKCTALHCAASGGSENAVDVVKLLLVAGADPNLVDANGSHPIDVIVVPPKLQDVKFTLEELLATNGSVGDRSLRVSTATSNSNSPLLSSSPENGSPSSISDSTFPMNSKFNDLPPSSASEKKEYPVDPSLPDIKNSIYSTDEFRMFSFKIRPCSRAYSHDWTECPFVHPGENARRRDPRKFHYSCVPCPDFRKGACRRGDMCEYAHGVFECWLHPAQYRTRLCKDGTNCNRRVCFFAHTPEELRPLYVSTGSAVPSPRSGSATAMDIAAAMSLLPGSPSSVSAMPPSPFTPPMSPSAPGVSHSSMAWPQPNVPTLHLPGSNFQSSRLRSSLSARDIPAEDFNLSSDFDVQQQQLLSELSYLSQTNMNSNSLNRSTRTKNLTPSNLEDFFSAEGSSPRYSDQLLASAMYSPTHKSAVFNQFQQQQSMLSPINTNFSPKNVDHPLLQASFAVPSSGRMSPRSVEPISPMGSRVSALAQHEKQQQFRSLSSRDLGSNSAAIVGSPVNSWSKWGATNGKPDWTVSAGELGKLRRSSSFELGHNGEEPDLSWVQSLVKESPPEIKENVATPVSNVADAASSGEGTSLNSQVESVDHALLGAWLEQMQLDQLMAQ, translated from the exons ATGTGCTGTGGATCAGAGAAATTAAAACCTA ATTTCTCCACTCTGTATCTTGTGTCTTCCAACAGTAACAGACCAGCTAACATAGACATGAATAACTTGACTGTTGAAACTGAGGATGCTTTTGCCAGCTTATTGGAGCTTGCTGCCAACAATGATTTCGAGGGCTTCAAACTATTAATTGAGCGTGATCCATCAAGTGTTGATGATGTTGGACAATGGTATGGCCGCCAGAAGGGCTCAAAACAAATGGTCTTTGAGAACAGAACTCCTCTGATGGTTGCTGCTACCTATGGTAGTATTGATGTCCTAAAGCTGATTCTCTCTGTGTCTGATGTTGATGTAAATTGTTCATGTGGCCTCGATAAATGCACTGCTCTCCATTGTGCTGCATCAGGTGGGTCTGAGAATGCTGTTGATGTTGTGAAATTGTTACTAGTAGCGGGTGCAGATCCAAATTTGGTAGATGCCAATGGTAGTCATCCTATTGATGTTATTGTTGTTCCTCCGAAGCTCCAGGATGTGAAATTTACCCTTGAAGAGCTCCTCGCAACCAATGGTTCTGTTGGCGATCGCAGCTTAAGGGTGTCAACAGCTACTTCAAATTCGAATTCTCCACTGCTTTCATCTTCTCCAGAAAATGGGTCCCCATCATCTATTTCAGATTCCACTTTTCCCATGAATTCGAAGTTCAATGATCTCCCTCCTTCATCTGCATCTGAAAAGAAAGAGTACCCAGTTGACCCATCTTTGCCTGACATCAAGAACAGCATATATTCCACCGATGAGTTCCGAATGTTTTCATTCAAGATCCGGCCTTGTTCACGTGCCTATTCTCATGATTGGACTGAGTGCCCATTTGTTCATCCAGGTGAAAATGCTCGAAGAAGAGACCCAAGGAAGTTCCATTATAGCTGTGTTCCTTGTCCTGATTTTCGAAAGGGGGCTTGCAGACGTGGAGATATGTGCGAATATGCACATGGAGTTTTTGAGTGTTGGTTGCACCCGGCTCAGTACAGGACGCGGCTTTGTAAAGATGGCACAAATTGCAATAGAAGAGTCTGCTTCTTTGCTCACACGCCTGAGGAGCTCAGGCCATTATATGTCTCTACTGGATCTGCTGTACCATCGCCTCGTTCAGGTTCTGCCACTGCGATGGACATTGCTGCAGCCATGAGCCTGTTGCCTGGCTCTCCGTCATCAGTTTCTGCCATGCCCCCTTCACCATTTACTCCACCGATGTCTCCATCTGCACCTGGGGTTTCACACTCCTCCATGGCTTGGCCCCAACCAAATGTTCCAACCTTGCATCTACCAGGAAGCAATTTTCAGTCCAGTCGCTTGAGATCGTCCCTTAGTGCTAGAGATATTCCAGCTGAGGACTTTAATTTGTCATCAGATTTTGATGTACAGCAACAGCAGCTCCTCAGTGAATTATCCTATCTTTCTCAGACAAATATGAATTCTAATTCTTTGAACCGTTCCACTCGTACAAAAAACCTAACACCTTCAAACTTAGAAGATTTCTTTTCTGCTGAGGGCTCATCTCCTCGCTATTCTGATCAGTTATTGGCTTCGGCTATGTACTCCCCAACACACAAATCAGCAGTTTTCAATCAATTTCAGCAGCAACAAAGCATGTTGTCACCGATCAACACAAATTTTTCCCCCAAGAATGTGGACCACCCTCTGTTACAGGCTTCCTTTGCCGTTCCATCTTCAGGGAGAATGTCCCCTAGAAGTGTGGAACCTATCTCGCCAATGGGCTCTCGAGTTTCAGCTCTTGCACAACATGAGAAGCAGCAACAGTTTCGCAGCCTTAGCTCTCGCGATCTTGGATCCAACTCTGCTGCCATTGTTGGCTCACCTGTAAATTCTTGGTCAAAATGGGGAGCCACCAATGGGAAGCCAGACTGGACTGTTAGCGCAGGTGAGTTGGGTAAGCTTAGGAGATCATCTTCGTTTGAACTTGGGCACAATGGTGAGGAGCCTGATCTATCATGGGTTCAATCACTCGTCAAGGAGTCTCCCCCTGAGATCAAAGAGAATGTAGCAACCCCAGTCTCAAATGTCGCAGATGCTGCCTCTTCTGGTGAGGGGACGAGCTTGAACTCCCAAGTTGAATCGGTTGATCATGCTTTGCTCGGTGCATGGCTTGAGCAAATGCAGCTTGATCAGCTCATGGCTCAGTAA